The sequence aaaccccaaaacatcctgaagggaccccaaaacctaGGGGGACCCCTAAAACAgccggggggaccccaaaacctcctgggGGCGAACCCAAACTGACAGAGACCCCAAAGCCACAGAGACAACAAAACCTACAGACCCCAAACCcgcggggaccccaaaaccccgggggaccccaaaaccatctcggggggaccccaaaatctacagagaccccaaaaccacggAGACCccccggggggaccccaaaacccggggggaccccaaaaagccgggggaccccaaaacctcaccGAGACCCCAAACCTACAGAGAGAATAAAacccacagaccccaaacccacggAGGTAAAAATGTGCAAATTGTGGGGGTAAAAATGTGAAAGTTTTGGGGGTAAGaatttggaaatttggggtaaaaatctggaaaattttgggggaaaaatgggggggaaaatgtggaaattttgggggtaaaaatgtggaattttggggtaaaaatgtgcaattttggggtaaaaatgtggaaattttggggtaaaaatgtggaatttgggggtaaaaatgtgcaattttggggtaaaatgtgcaattttggggcaattttggggtaaaaatgtgcaattttggggtaaaaatgtgcaattttggggcaattttggggtaaaatgtgcaattttggggtaaaatgtgcaattttggggcaatttggggtaCAAATCAGCTTTATTGTGATTGgcttcccacagagcagggggGGTTTGGCCCCGCCCCTTTTGTCGCCTCGcacaagccccgccccctccccaagccccgcccccaaATTGGGCCCAAATCTTGGCGCGACCCCTCCCCCACTGTGTGTGACCCCGAGTGACCTCTGGGTGAcactgagtgacccctgagtgacccccacagtgccacccccacCGTGTGACAATTGAGTGACCCCCCTGTCACCcgatgtcacctgtgtcacccgctgtcacctgtgtcacctgtgtcacctgtgtcacctgtgtcacccctgtgtcacctgtgtcacctgtgtcacctgtgtcacctgtgtcaccccctgtgtcacccagtgtcactCGATGTCACCCGGTGTCCCTCCTGTCACCagtgtcccctggtgtccctggtgtcccacCAGTCACCCAGTGGGTCACCCCTGGGTCACCCTGTGTCACTCGGTGTCACCGATGCCACCCagtgtcccctggtgtccccacaaTGGCggtgacacagggcagggacacagcccagtCAGGTCACCCATGTCCCCCtggtggcagggacacccctggcCCATGGCCTGCTGTGTCACTCGGTGTCACCGATGccacccagtgtccccattgtccccacaatggcagcagggacacaggagccGGGCCATGGCCCCGTGTCACCAATGTCAcccatgtccccatggtggTGGcggcagggacacagcacagcagtgtcccGGTGTCCCATGTCCCCCGGTGTCACGGTGGcggcagggacacagcagccGGGCCATAGCCCGGTGTCACTCAGTGTCACTCAGTGTCACTCGGTGTCAccgctgtccccggtgtccccacggTGGTGGcggcagggacacagcacccTGCCCATGGCCGTGCCCAGTGTCACTCAGTGTCACTCGGTGTCACCGctgtcccccggtgtccccacggTGGCTGcggcagggacacagcaccctgcccatggcccgggccaggctggtgctgaAGGCGGCCGAGATCCAGGGGTTGGTGCAGCTGGTCAGGCTGGCCAGGAGCATCAGGATGGTGAACGCgggccctggggacattggggacagtggggacacaaggggacattggggattGCGGACAtcggggacagtggggacattggggacattggggacattggggacattggggacattggggacattggggacattggggacacggccgggatggggacactgggggacagccacgcacagggagagcagagcccggCGTGGGTTGGTGTCACCGTGGGGCTGTCACCCCCCCCATGGCACTGTCACCCCCCTGGCCCCATCCCCAtcactgtgtccctgtgtccccgtgtTGTcaccccatcccctgtccccctgtccctgtgtccccctgtccctgtgtccctgtccccatgtccccatccatgtccccatgtccccatgtcccctgtccccatgtaaccccatgtccccatgtccccatgtccctgtgtcccctgtcccctctcaccTTCCGTCGGTGCTCGGGGGTCCCACACGGCCCAGAGCTGCGCGCAGAAGAACGGCGTCCAGCAGAGCACGAACacaccccgtgtccccatgtgtgaccctgtccccatgtccctgtgtccctgtccctgtccccatgtccatgtccctgtgtccctgtgtccccatccatgtccccatgtccccaagtgtcccctgtcacccccAGGGGTCCCCACggccctgtcccctgtccccgtgtccctgtgtccccatgtccctgtgtccctgtccccatgtccatgtccatgtgtccctgtgtccccatgccccgCGCACCTTCCGTCGGCGGCCGGGGTCCCCACGGCCCAGAGCAGAACGGCGTCCACGCACCACGCCCAGCACCACGGCCGCCATGCGGTGGCTCTTGGCGCGGGCGCGGCCGAGCCCGCCGGGCCCGCCGGGGCTGCCGCGGAGCGCCCGGGCCACGGCCACGAGCAGCACCCCGAGCAGCAGCGCGGGCGCCACCAGCACGGCCAGCGCCACCCAGGTCACGTAGGCGCGGGCGCCCCAGGGCTGCGCGAACGCCGCCCAGCAGTCGCGCTCGCCCGGCGCCACCTCGCGCTGCCCGAAGATGCCGACCTGCGGCAGCCCGAAGAGCAGCGCCAGCGCCCAGGCCGTGGCCAGCGCGTCCCAGCGGCGGCGGAACCGCGACAGGGCCGAGCGGAACCGGGACAGGGCCGAGCGGAACCGGGACGGGGCCGAGGGGAACCGGGACAGGGCCGAGGGGAACCGGGACGGGGCCGAGGGAACCGGGACAGGGCCGAGCGGAACCGGGACGGGGCCGAGGGGAACCGGGACGGGGCCGGGGAACCGGGACAGTCCCGAGCGGGCGCGGTCGGCGGCCACCCGCCACCACCGCCTGGTGGCATCCGATCCAGCTGTGGTGGCCCCAGATCCA comes from Camarhynchus parvulus unplaced genomic scaffold, STF_HiC, whole genome shotgun sequence and encodes:
- the LOC115916907 gene encoding vasopressin V2 receptor-like, yielding METPPPVTPAPPRDAALAVAEVSVLSLLFLLAVSSNLLVLLALRSPRAPSGPLRRYLRHLSAADLAAAAGLVLPQLLWDLTDRFRGPDPLCRLTKYLQGVAMFASAYVAVAMAWDRHRAICRPLGTARGTARDRQGTRRDVPVTGHPEGDRGHHGKVLGHRGGLWGHHAGLWVRCHHSWIWDHHSWIRDHHSWIWDRHSWLWDHHTWLWDHHSWIRGHHSWIRGTTAGSGTTTPGSGTTTAGSGTTTAGSGGTTAGSGATTAGSDATRRWWRVAADRARSGLSRFPGPVPVPLGPVPVPLGPVPVPSAPSRFPSALSRFPSAPSRFRSALSRFRSALSRFRRRWDALATAWALALLFGLPQVGIFGQREVAPGERDCWAAFAQPWGARAYVTWVALAVLVAPALLLGVLLVAVARALRGSPGGPGGLGRARAKSHRMAAVVLGVVRGRRSALGRSHMGTRGVFVLCWTPFFCAQLWAVWDPRAPTEGPAFTILMLLASLTSCTNPWISAAFSTSLARAMGRVLCPCRSHRGDTGGQR